Below is a window of Drosophila willistoni isolate 14030-0811.24 chromosome XR unlocalized genomic scaffold, UCI_dwil_1.1 Seg144, whole genome shotgun sequence DNA.
AGCTCCTGGCCGTGATCAGTGCGCGTTAACAGACTGTAAAATCAACAAAcgttataaaaattttgaaaatataaaaaaaggatTAATCAacaatatatacaaacatatatcaAGATGAAGTTCTGTGCTGGATTAGCTTTGCTGGTGATTGTTGGATTTGTGGCCAGCGGCGATGCCTTGCCGGCCAAGAAAAGTGAGTTCCAAGTGGATCATAAGGGATTACCCAGtacattttgttttcactCAGTCATTCATTCATCCATCCATTCACTTTCGTTCGTCTTCACTCAAAAGGCCGTCAATATTTGATTCCAGGAATGGTTTATTATCAACAACCAGCTGCCGCTGAATGGTATGCCGGAGCCGGTGGACCACAGCAAAGGATCATGTATATGCAATATGTGCAGCCAGGACGTACTCATGCTCGTTCCACTCAAGCGGCCAGTGCTTTGGTTGCCGGCGAAACTGTTGCCACTGGCACATATCTGAAGGGTAGGTAGACAAAATGATCATTGTTCTTGTTGACCTTTAACCACTAACTAAGCCAACCCCCCTCCCCCCATATTGTTCAATAATCAAAGATTGTAATCATCCAGAATCTGCATCTGCTGAGGCCGATCAAAGTGTTGAGGCCGCTGCCCAGGCTGATGATGCCTTGAGTGCTGCTGGTGCCCATGGTGCCAGTTCGGTGGCTGAGGCTTATCCCGATGAGGCTCCAGTTGTTCAGGTGGCCATTGATGCCGATGTCGTGCCCGAATCCGTGCCCGAAGCTGAGCCAGAACAGCCAGAGGCCCCAGTAGACAGCAACGATGATGCTGCCAAGGTGCCACGTGACTTCAACTTCCCAGCTGAGGCTGCTGCCGAGGAGCCTGCTGCTCCAGCTGCTGAGCAAATTCCCGTTGTGGTGGCCGTTGAGGCCGATTTGCCAGTTCCCGCCCCAATTGCTCCTGTTGCTCCCGTTGTGCCAGCCAATCGTTATCTGCCAGCCAAGAAGAAGGTCATCGTCGAGTTGGATCAATCGCCCGAAGAGGATGAGGAACCCGAAGTGGCTGCCATTGAGGATGAGGAAGCCGAGAACACTGTGGCCGACGATGTCGAAGAGGATGAAGAGGAGGCCATCAAGCCAGTGGTCAAGCATCCCGCCCGTGTGCCCAATGCCCGTCGTCCAGTGGTCAAGAAACCCGTGAAGGCTGCCCAACCAGCCAAGCCCTCAAAGAAACCAGCCGCTGCTCTCCCAGCTGGCACCTTCTTCCCCATCGATTTCGGTGGCACCAACGGCGgagccattgccattgccaacTCCTTCAGCACCGGCGAGGGTGGCTCGGCCACTAGCCATGCCATTGCCTACGGCTCTCCCGACGCTGCTCGTGCCCGTGTCCGTCCCAATCCAAGCAAGTTCCGTCATTGAGTCCCGTTCATGACTGATGATGATCATCCATTCATGCGCATCTTCCACCAAATTCTTGCTCTGTAAAAGATTTTaagatttattattttttttttttgtaattatttagTGAAATTGTAaaacatttattatttttttacccCCCCTCTtacctcacacacacacactcaacaaaaacacaaaaaaaatcaaaaaaacaaaccgcatttttttaaataaacgaAAAAGTTCTTTCCCTAATTTTgtatttccaaatattttttgtttttccaaaaaGTTTCCAGAGTTTCAGTTTTTTGGGAACTATTTTAGCTTCTGTTATTATTTGaactttaaaaactttcaaaaatattcccACAAACTCTTAATTTTGGGAATCTGTATCTTCACCAAATTTCAAAACAGTTATATCTTTTTAAAacatattaatttaatttgaaattggaATATCTGACCCGCTAATTATCAAAAAATCATTTCAAGCAAGACAAAAAGTGAcaaagaataaaaaacaaaagtatttCAATCATTCTAATTTCTAACTCTAACTCTAATATaattaaaagtattttaaaagtattttaaaataacCTAAATTTCGATTTAGTTTCCAAAAATCGATGCTCTTATTCATGAAGTtagaataaaattaaattaaagtcccaaaaactgaatttatttttgacaaatgtttaaaaatggGGTCGAAAataattcttttcttttcagtttttgaTGCCATTTCTAAATTTGCTAAATTGCAATGTTTTGAATACTTTGAAATCGCATAGAAAATACCCACAATACAGATTATCATTGCGATCATATTTGCCATTATCTGtgtaaattataattttcgaaCGATTTTCATTGATATATTAACATTTAAAACGATGCGTGatcttttaatttgtattaatataacaaaactttatattttggcCCCGACACTGATTCATCTGTTTCTTGATGaatacataaaaatatttgaaaaaacgaacaaaagcttttaaaattgttttgtaattttgttcttttactagacatttctaattttattaatacaatatttcatatttttttttgtcgacttttataatatatttgaaattttaaaccaaattttttcaaatgaaATCTAATAAAATGCATTGAggaaatataaaacaaatgtcaagaaggaaaacaaaaactgtttttgaTATAAAGTTTTCACAGGGTTTTCATGATCCTGGATAATTTAAAGGGAAACACAtataaaatgtatatgtaatatggaaaatattttgtttaagcTTTTTAGATGAAtacagaaataaataaataaataacgaTTTGCGATGTTTATTCTTTTGTCTTcagttaaaacaaaaaattaaaaaaagaaaatattttccacACTTTATTTCAAGTACAGAAAATAATGACATTTATTTTGATGaccatttttatatttaatcatGGAAAGGagcagaaaaagaatttaattaacaaatgtttaaaaaagaaaacaccaaaaacagcAAATTTTATGTCTTTTTGACCCcgtaaagtatatatattcttaatcagcatatCTTGATCGTTATTGTATAGCATATaacatattcttgatcattATAGTCGAGTCTGTCTGTGCgtattatatattaaagctTTCAATTAGAAAGCTAGTGGAATGAAAACTTGATTCTTTATTGTCCAATTGAGATCAAATATGACAACTCCTCGTAATGGATCACTATAATATATAGCAGCCATAGAAACCAATGATTAAAGAAAAATCTTAGTCAGAACTATCTCATAATATAGAAAACTCTTATGAGAGACAATACGATTTCAGAGATTAAACTTAAGAAACTCCAAAGACTTTAAAACTTAATGACACTTCGGGGCAGTCAAAGTtaacctttttgtttttagtgattgaaaaataagaatttctcgacttaattttattttaaatagtCTTGAAGAACTATAAAGCATATATTTGACTTTAACTAAATGCAACTAAAGTCTTTATTAAATATTGGTCATATTTTTCCCCTAAAAGTacacatttttctttttagcatcaaataaatgaaatggaaaatgcCGCTTCTTCATTGGCAGTtggaaattgtttaaactaaaATGTATACagttacatatatagatatatattttttatatacatttatgaatatttcgttaatattttttcatcTTAATCTTATGGCTATAAATAAGAACCGCAAAACTGTTACGGATATGGGGGGAAACCCTTTAGGAAACCTTCAAATAAAACTGTTAATCTTTTcgaattgtttataaattttatactttttatatgtacttttaattttatttatataattttctattttctgtttacttctttttcatttgatggtgatttttcatttatagatttaaaatcaaatacaacttaacaacaaaaagatCAAAGAATCGAGTCAAACAAAAGAAGTAGAAAAAATGCGACATCAAATCAAAAACGAATATCATTGGCTAACCATAAATTTGCCTTCTTAAGAGCTAATGGTGTAAATATTTCATGCATATATATGTTACAGATTTcatcaaatatgtatatgtatatgtatatatatatatatctatagttttttttttatatatgttttgCATTCTCAAAAGACACTacgcgttgttgttgtttattttttctttttgttacagCTTAgcattgaattgaatttaaaatttaattttgtttttgtttttcattgtttatACAAGAGAACATATCATGGAGCGGAAGAGAAGGAGTTAAAGGAGGGAGAACAAGCTCTCTACAATGCTAGGCTATGTATGTAATAGAtttcgtatatatatattttatatgtatatgtttgcatggaatatatatatatataactgctgcatcttgttgttgttgttgttgttgttgttgctgctgctgactaatatataaaaacattaaaattagTTTCGGTGGCCAAAACGTCGCTGCCaatgccgccgccgccgccgccaccatcTTTGCCCTCTTTGGGCTGTTGCTTTCGATATCAGTAACCATATTTATCCTGCAACGATGACATCACATCATTGGCCAAATTACTAAGACGACCAGCCACTTTATGTACACCCTGGCGGACACTCTCCTTCACGCTCTCCACATCCAAATCGGGGGCATTAAAGTTAACCGATGACGAATaaccaccgccaccgccgccgccgccacctgTAAACCAACAAAAGCAACTTTATTAATTGAATGTCAATTGTAACTCAAAACGATAAAGACACAACACAATAAGGAAACATCTGGCAATCGCTCTGTCTCACTCTTTTTCAAAATCTCACACAACACAGAACAGTACAAAAATACTATAACCAGAGAGATATTGCAGTCATAACTTATACATTTTCCCTCAAAGATCTTCATCTTAAGACATTTAGATATAGACAGATATGCATAGGAAAAATAAGCCAAGAAGCtttgattttttataaattcacAAAGGAAATACACGAAAAGAAAAGGGAACAGACATAGGAATgaaatatacacacatatacaacTAGAAGGGATAGGGGATAAACATGTATTCTGACACAAAACATGAAACAAATTATGCTTTCccttaattaaatattaaagctTAGTATGAGCATCCCTAATTATAAACTCCATTAACATTCACTATGCAATACACAGATCTTAAGATAAAGATAAACGTTCTCTCAAAAAAACAGATTGATCAAAAGTGGAAGTTTTATTTGATTCACCCATCCTAAACTTACCATTCTTTGGCAATTGCTTAGATgcattttcaaaaagttattttGACTAGAAAACTTATTTGAGTTGAGACAAGCTATATTAATTATAAGAAGGCACAACAAAATCCTAATTCGATtagatatttaatttaaaattaaacttacacacacaaaattaaattatttctgTAACTAAATGAATAACAATTGAGCACCTAATGGATCTAATTGCTGTAATCCAACTCTGAAATGCATCTACCCACATacatatctatctatctatcttcttagatatttctaaattgttGTTGAAAGATTAAAGCTAAGATCTTCTCATCTGCTGTAATCGAAAAGTAACCCCAAAATAGCTAAAAACGTTGCTGATTCTTTAGTATAAGACTTATCAAAATGAATTCTAATATAATCTAAAATAGATTTTATGCACATTATGAAAAGTCAAGCACTTTTGTCTCAGATTGATTCGAAAACGATTTATAATAGTTACTCGGTATATTAATCCAAGtagaaaatgtttaaaaagcTAAAACGCGTAACCCTCGCAGATTAAGTGAATGAAAAATAGTTATACAATTAAATGTTCAAATATAAAAGTATATTTGAAACCCTTGGCTACTATACTTGAGTATGTGTTTAAACGATATCCTTTGTATGCAGTAAGCTACCTAATAGAAATTTCCAGAAAATTCTATAAGTAGTTGGTTAAAAACGAACAGCCAAACAGTTTTGATTGGAATAGACCTACTAGTTAATGTTCCCACTTAGAAATAGGCGCAGATCAATGCTCATTTGGGTAATCCCCGTGTAGTTTACCTCTTTGACTGCCACCAGCTGAACCATCATTGAAATAATCCGATGAGGAAATGGCACGTGAACCCTGGAAACGATTCAAATTTGCCGATATATCCGCTGAGGATTGTTCACTGGCAAAATATTGATCCGAACCGAAGCCTTTGGAGTTGCCAAATTTCTGTTGAGCCATTACCGGATCATTGGCTGGTTTGATATTGTTCCTGTTGCTGTTCTTGCTACGattattgctgctgctgctgctcgttTGTTGCTGTTCGGCTGCAAACATTGAGGTGATATTGCTATGAGTGCCACCAATTGGTTCAATTGTCTCATAGCCCAATGCGTCCAGTTCAAATTTATCAAGCTTGGAGGAAGATGATGTGGATGTGGCATTGCTATCCTTCTTCTCGGATGAATGATTACTACTACTATTATACAAATTGAGGGAATAGTCTTGGAAAAAGTTCTCATTATCCAATTGCGAGAGTTTGGCCTTTGGTGCTGCGGCCTGTTGTATGGTCTCCATGTCACTTAAAGCCGAATGAGCCACATCGGAGCCACGCAATTGAAAGCCCATGCCCAAGCGTTCCATTTGCTTGGCCTTGGCCGGATCCATGGTCTTTAGCTTGGCCTCTTCACGTGTCTTTTGCAGCGACAGCTCTTGATAGGCCAAACGCATGCTGGCCACTTGCTCCAATTCCTCTTCAGGATTACTTTTATCGCCTGTTGTGTTGCTGGTGGTGGAAGCTGCCGCATCGGCTGATCTCAATTCGTTTGCAGCATTTGCTCTTGCCTCGATATCAGCGAAATTTGTCTTGACTTTGGTGGCACCCAAACCGCCAACTTTACGTGCACCCAACTGAGAGGGAAATTAACTGATAAATGAGAATGAAATGGGCAAGAAGAGTTCCATCAAACTTACCCCACCCTTTTTGGGTTGAATTTTGCGTACACCTATTGAAGATGGAACTGTAGCATTCGGTTGGACTACAGAATTGAGCAAAATTACACTGGGTGCTCCTCCACCCAGGCGAGCAGCGTCgatggctgctgttgctgctgccactgGAGCAGGAGTAACAATTGGTTTTGTGTCCAGCTGTAAAATAGAGCAATTTAATGACTTTAATTTAATCTGTTACCGTCTAGAAACAATCAACCAGAAATTGAACAAATTAACCAACTTTTAGGCGTAGACAAAGGGAAAGGCATGGTTCATTTTTGATCTAACCTGACTTATATTGTTGTTTTCCTTATTAAAATCaacttgctgctgctgtttaaTCTCGGCAAAGAAATCCTCTTCCTCATCCGTTTTGGACAAATCATTGCCCTCTGATTTGTCCGTCGATTGTTGATCCAAATGCAACTGCAGCCAGGTGgacacatgtgtgtgtgtgtgtgtgtgtgcgtttgtgtgtatatattgtGGGTGTGGCATATAAACAACACAAGCAATACAAGCAGAAAAAGtatttgttgttaattaaACATAACAGAATTCTCTCATTTTTAAAGcattattaataaaacaaaacgaaaccaaaacaaaagaaaagaaacgaaaaaaaggaTTCCAAACTCACCTTAGTTCCATGAATTTTCATCACCTGCTGAGCCTGTGCCGTCAATTTGTCCTTATAGAGCTGAGCAGCACGGGAATTATACTTGACCTGGGCATCCGTGCTGGTGCAATTATGAGCTCGAAAGAATTGTGCGGCATTCGCATTGCCGCCCAACTGCATTTGCCTCAGTTGCAGCCAGGTCCAGTTTGTGTCCAGATTGGTGCTACGCACAAATGTCACATGGACGCCAAGATTACGATGCACGGCCGAGCAATCGATGCATATGAAGATGCCATAGGTGACCGATGACCAGGTTGGAGCCTTTGCTGCGCAATCAAAGCAGGACTACAAGAGAGCGGGGAAGAGGGGAAGGGTAGTTAGGGTTGGCATTTTAATTggggcaacaacaacacacaacacacaaaaaatcaTGTATATGTTGGCCTAGTTTGTTGGGGCCAACTTCTTCTTCATTCAACTCACTTTATTCGCTGGCTGTGAACGCAGACGACTGAAAACTGATTCGATTTCCTGTTTTGTGGGTCCTGCtgccatttttatttgtttgttcacaaaattttgtaaatgtttttgttttcggaaAAAGTCAAAATTAACTGAATGAATGTGAAAAGAAAAgtgatttttcttttcgtttttttttttttgttgacgttgactttgttgttgttgttctaatgctgctgctgttagtGCTGGCGCCCTCTGTCTAACGAAACGTGTCTGCCTAAATGACTGCTGGGGTTGGGTCTCTctcttttaattattattgcaCTTTAgcgtaattaaattaatacaaattcAATTCGTTTCATTggcaacaccaaaaaaaagaattctGTTACAGTTCAGGAACGTACGTGGACGTGTGTTTTGCGCTTAGTGTGACCAGTTGACAGTTTTGTCTAAGCGATGGTAACTCTAATTTTCGACCAATGCATTTTTGGGCTGTGCACTAGTTCTTCTACAGGAACTAGATCCAGAAATAATAAGTTTTctacattgcaactaaataattataatataataaaataaattaattgtaattaaagaaaactaaaatacATGTGTGAGcagaataatttttaattctttttaatatttgagaTGACTGGGAACAATTAACATATAACACAAtagaaaactatttaaaaaactttttcataataaattattagttttgtttaaaaaatataaacaaaccaAATTAGTTTATTAccaacttggtagttcttgaaatacaGACAACTTgcacatattttgttttaatattaatatgtTAATATTAGAGCGTGATGCTTAGTCGGTTTGAACGACTAATCTGTTGACGCTTTTCGGactttgaaaacaaaaaatgaacttTGGCGTTGCCTTTTTGCGCTTCATCCAGTTACAATTCCCAACtggttttagtgttgaagaagTGGTATGGCCTTACAATTGTAGAGTGATTAGCAAATTCTGCTGATGATGAGAGAACTTGATAATTCTTGAGATGAAAATGACCTCGAGCCTACTCATTCGAACGAGGTCGATAAAATAAATGGCAATTAATGCAGTTACATATGTTTTTCCACATGCAATGCAATCAATTTGTCTTGTGCTGGGTCCTTTTGCATGGCATTTTTTGTCTCATGAGCGCTGGTCACACTGCAACCAGAGATGCAACATTAGACGAACTTTCGAATATCTTGTAATCAAgaactacaacaaaaaatggtggctaaaaaaaaacctaagaATGCCTTCATTTTATTTGTCAACGATTGGCGCAAACGTCAGTCAACGACTTTAACATGGGAGGCATCCATATCCCAAGCAGGCCTCGACTGGGTTGTAAGAGCAATAAGCACATAAATTCTAATCTCCCAGGAGTTGATTGCattttctgtttgttgttgttttcgttttAGAAAATGAGTGATGGAGAGAAATTGCCATATAAAATGGCAGCAACCCGCGGCAACCAAGCGATCAAGGCAACAGTTGCTCAATGCCAATCCAGTCCCATCAAGCAGGCCCAGCAGCCAACGTTGTTAACCCCGGAAGAGGAGGAGCAACTGAAGGCCAAACGACACATTGACAAAATGGTTAACGACAGTGTGGAGTCAATTGAACTGGAGACAACGTTGTATTGCTTCGTTATGGTTAATTATTTTGCCAAGGCACCCAATACGGATATGTATCAACCAGCTGAGCTGGCCATTGCGGAATTCTCCTTGCAAGAGGGTGTACGTCGTCTCTATCATAAACTGATCAATCCAGGTGCGACATTGCTTATAAACACGTGGATAGGAGCTTAATCCATCCTTTTCTGTTTCCCCCGCTTTGATCTACTTCCCAAATTTAGGTTGCAGTGTCTATGGAACGGAATATGTGACCAAATCTCATGCCAAGGAAACCCATCAATTGCCCATTCCACCGAATGCCCTGGGCGAGGATAATCTGGAGGGATTGTTTAGGGATATCCTACAATTTCTGGAACACAAAAATGAATATCGACCAATCTTTACAACCACAGAGCAAATACCAATCGTTAGCAGCGCTCTCAAGTATTTGAATGGTGGCAGTCATGAGCTGAAAGTCTATTCAattgaatatttatattatgTCCTAAAGAAATCCAGTTGCCAGATATCCGGCACGCCATTGCCAAAGAGTCTATATGATACAAATCGCATATTCGAACGTG
It encodes the following:
- the LOC6639157 gene encoding translation initiation factor IF-2 isoform X1 encodes the protein MKFCAGLALLVIVGFVASGDALPAKKRMVYYQQPAAAEWYAGAGGPQQRIMYMQYVQPGRTHARSTQAASALVAGETVATGTYLKDCNHPESASAEADQSVEAAAQADDALSAAGAHGASSVAEAYPDEAPVVQVAIDADVVPESVPEAEPEQPEAPVDSNDDAAKVPRDFNFPAEAAAEEPAAPAAEQIPVVVAVEADLPVPAPIAPVAPVVPANRYLPAKKKVIVELDQSPEEDEEPEVAAIEDEEAENTVADDVEEDEEEAIKPVVKHPARVPNARRPVVKKPVKAAQPAKPSKKPAAALPAGTFFPIDFGGTNGGAIAIANSFSTGEGGSATSHAIAYGSPDAARARVRPNPSKFRH
- the LOC6639157 gene encoding translation initiation factor IF-2 isoform X2, with the translated sequence MKFCAGLALLVIVGFVASGDALPAKKRMVYYQQPAAAEWYAGAGGPQQRIMYMQYVQPGRTHARSTQAASALVAGETVATGTYLKESASAEADQSVEAAAQADDALSAAGAHGASSVAEAYPDEAPVVQVAIDADVVPESVPEAEPEQPEAPVDSNDDAAKVPRDFNFPAEAAAEEPAAPAAEQIPVVVAVEADLPVPAPIAPVAPVVPANRYLPAKKKVIVELDQSPEEDEEPEVAAIEDEEAENTVADDVEEDEEEAIKPVVKHPARVPNARRPVVKKPVKAAQPAKPSKKPAAALPAGTFFPIDFGGTNGGAIAIANSFSTGEGGSATSHAIAYGSPDAARARVRPNPSKFRH
- the LOC6639156 gene encoding ADP-ribosylation factor GTPase-activating protein 2 isoform X2 — its product is MAAGPTKQEIESVFSRLRSQPANKSCFDCAAKAPTWSSVTYGIFICIDCSAVHRNLGVHVTFVRSTNLDTNWTWLQLRQMQLGGNANAAQFFRAHNCTSTDAQVKYNSRAAQLYKDKLTAQAQQVMKIHGTKLDTKPIVTPAPVAAATAAIDAARLGGGAPSVILLNSVVQPNATVPSSIGVRKIQPKKGGLGARKVGGLGATKVKTNFADIEARANAANELRSADAAASTTSNTTGDKSNPEEELEQVASMRLAYQELSLQKTREEAKLKTMDPAKAKQMERLGMGFQLRGSDVAHSALSDMETIQQAAAPKAKLSQLDNENFFQDYSLNLYNSSSNHSSEKKDSNATSTSSSSKLDKFELDALGYETIEPIGGTHSNITSMFAAEQQQTSSSSSNNRSKNSNRNNIKPANDPVMAQQKFGNSKGFGSDQYFASEQSSADISANLNRFQGSRAISSSDYFNDGSAGGSQRGGGGGGGGGYSSSVNFNAPDLDVESVKESVRQGVHKVAGRLSNLANDVMSSLQDKYGY
- the LOC6639156 gene encoding ADP-ribosylation factor GTPase-activating protein 2 isoform X1, encoding MAAGPTKQEIESVFSRLRSQPANKSCFDCAAKAPTWSSVTYGIFICIDCSAVHRNLGVHVTFVRSTNLDTNWTWLQLRQMQLGGNANAAQFFRAHNCTSTDAQVKYNSRAAQLYKDKLTAQAQQVMKIHGTKLHLDQQSTDKSEGNDLSKTDEEEDFFAEIKQQQQVDFNKENNNISQLDTKPIVTPAPVAAATAAIDAARLGGGAPSVILLNSVVQPNATVPSSIGVRKIQPKKGGLGARKVGGLGATKVKTNFADIEARANAANELRSADAAASTTSNTTGDKSNPEEELEQVASMRLAYQELSLQKTREEAKLKTMDPAKAKQMERLGMGFQLRGSDVAHSALSDMETIQQAAAPKAKLSQLDNENFFQDYSLNLYNSSSNHSSEKKDSNATSTSSSSKLDKFELDALGYETIEPIGGTHSNITSMFAAEQQQTSSSSSNNRSKNSNRNNIKPANDPVMAQQKFGNSKGFGSDQYFASEQSSADISANLNRFQGSRAISSSDYFNDGSAGGSQRGGGGGGGGGYSSSVNFNAPDLDVESVKESVRQGVHKVAGRLSNLANDVMSSLQDKYGY